In the Brassica napus cultivar Da-Ae chromosome A7, Da-Ae, whole genome shotgun sequence genome, one interval contains:
- the LOC106358020 gene encoding uncharacterized protein LOC106358020 isoform X1, whose translation MACKTILRSVFLSESRRTSAASRCFFFPPSPASVPVHGLFPAPNRLSFSGFASVPDRLPRLSCTNNDQSEQGPPQEAVLKAISEVSKTDGRVGKTTNVIIGGTVADDSSKDWLELDQKVNTYPTERGFTAIGTGGDDFVHAMVVAVESVIDRQIPEDCVKQTLSSKGKYVSVNIGPIRVVSSEQVFPSSLSHPHTHKIHTYRHKKHRDSNHILHRR comes from the exons ATGGCTTGCAAAACGATTCTGCGCTCCGTCTTCCTCTCGGAATCACGTCGGACCTCCGCAGCAAGTAGATGCTTCTTTTTCCCTCCTTCTCCGGCATCAGTTCCTGTCCATGGATTGTTCCCGGCGCCGAATAGACTAAGTTTCAGCGGTTTCGCCTCTGTTCCGGACCGGCTCCCTCGTCTCAGTTGCACCAATAACGATCAATCTGAGCAAGGTCCGCCTCAAGAGGCTGTGCTCAAGGCGATTTCAG AAGTGTCGAAGACTGATGGGAGGGTTGGGAAGACTACCAATGTGATTATTGGAGGCACTGTTGCTGATGATTCTTCTAAAGATTGGCTTGAACTTGACCAAAAG GTCAATACATACCCAACAGAGAGAGGGTTTACTGCGATAGGGACTGGTGGAGATGACTTTGTGCATGCTATGGTCGTTGCTGTTGAGTCTGTCATTGACCGTCAAATTCCAGAG GATTGTGTGAAGCAGACATTATCAAGCAAAGGCAAATATGTATCGGTTAATATTGGCCCTATCCGAGTTGTCTCTAGTGAACAGGTTTTTCCCTCTTCCCTCTCTCACCCACACACGCacaaaatacatacttataggCACAAGAAGCATAGAGATTCAAACCATATTTTACACAGAAGATGA
- the LOC106358020 gene encoding uncharacterized protein LOC106358020 isoform X2: MACKTILRSVFLSESRRTSAASRCFFFPPSPASVPVHGLFPAPNRLSFSGFASVPDRLPRLSCTNNDQSEQGPPQEAVLKAISEVSKTDGRVGKTTNVIIGGTVADDSSKDWLELDQKVNTYPTERGFTAIGTGGDDFVHAMVVAVESVIDRQIPEDCVKQTLSSKGKYVSVNIGPIRVVSSEQVQAVYNAMRRDERMKYFL; the protein is encoded by the exons ATGGCTTGCAAAACGATTCTGCGCTCCGTCTTCCTCTCGGAATCACGTCGGACCTCCGCAGCAAGTAGATGCTTCTTTTTCCCTCCTTCTCCGGCATCAGTTCCTGTCCATGGATTGTTCCCGGCGCCGAATAGACTAAGTTTCAGCGGTTTCGCCTCTGTTCCGGACCGGCTCCCTCGTCTCAGTTGCACCAATAACGATCAATCTGAGCAAGGTCCGCCTCAAGAGGCTGTGCTCAAGGCGATTTCAG AAGTGTCGAAGACTGATGGGAGGGTTGGGAAGACTACCAATGTGATTATTGGAGGCACTGTTGCTGATGATTCTTCTAAAGATTGGCTTGAACTTGACCAAAAG GTCAATACATACCCAACAGAGAGAGGGTTTACTGCGATAGGGACTGGTGGAGATGACTTTGTGCATGCTATGGTCGTTGCTGTTGAGTCTGTCATTGACCGTCAAATTCCAGAG GATTGTGTGAAGCAGACATTATCAAGCAAAGGCAAATATGTATCGGTTAATATTGGCCCTATCCGAGTTGTCTCTAGTGAACAG GTTCAAGCAGTGTATAATGCAATGAGGAGAGACGAAAGAATGAAATACTTCTTATAG
- the LOC106358022 gene encoding uncharacterized protein LOC106358022: MYSIMTLSNPFIGLGITKFFNVLMIITCLQSHITHTRLQIKPLPKSPVFHHFHSYRSYTPHRTSAYIFQGSKKQTKEGDKREREREMKDRIQRCVALPFTLGCSTQSSVAVADTHDQPKKPDQLIKRREESDENGLFQKEDSNIDNNNNGSANISDKIIRSFKSFSHYFIRYEEEREERETEMEIGFPTDVKHLSHIGVDGIMTTFDVYSTTNSSSFPFAGFHLAAV, from the exons ATGTACTCAATAATGACACTCTCTAATCCTTTTATTGGGTTAGGAATTACGAAATTCTTCAACGTATTAATGATTATAACTTGCTTACAAAGCCATATAACACACACGAGACTGCAAATAAAACCCCTACCAAAATCCCCAGTTTTCCATCATTTCCACTCTTACAGATCGTATACACCCCATAGGACAAGCGCATACATTTTCCAAGGTAGCAAGAAGCAAACCAAAGAAggagacaaaagagagagagagagagagatgaaagaTCGGATACAACGATGTGTAGCATTGCCATTTACTCTGGGTTGCTCAACGCAATCCAGCGTCGCCGTGGCTGATACTCATGATCAACCCAAGAAACCAGACCAGCTCATCAAGA gaagagaagaaagtgatgaaaatggattgtttcaaaaagaagaCTCGAACatagacaacaacaacaacggcAGTGCTAATATCTCAGACAAAATTATTCGAAGCTTCAAGAGTTTTTCTCACTACTTCATTC GTTACGAAGAGGAGAGGGAAGAAAGAGAGACGGAGATGGAGATAGGGTTTCCAACGGACGTGAAGCACTTGAGCCACATCGGAGTCGATGGAATCATGACCACTTTTGACGTCTATTCCACGACCAATTCCTCATCTTTCCCATTCGCTGGTTTCCATCTCGCTGCCGTCTGA
- the LOC106358016 gene encoding squamosa promoter-binding-like protein 10 isoform X1 → MDCNMVSPLWDWEHLIIPNLSKTETDKKPPSTTDWDIEKGEGIESILFPSFTGSSSTTGFLSSQLTSTNSSSPKLKSSLGDFDQVKASTALQVVSAESDLCLKLGKRSYSDEETWGRNNNNDISAAVSVKLLTPPSVVALKKSKSSCGQSMQVPRCQIDGCELDLSSAKDYHRKHRVCESHSKSPVVTVGGFERRFCQQCSRLHAVSEFDEKKRSCRKRLSHHNARRRKPQGMFPLNPERVYNGRQHTNMLWNELSLNTGSEEKYAWGTTTYETKPTQMESGFTLNFQRGSGAEEQQVFASSNLSFSAYQTSAGKSNFQLPSKGVGEYSGGLYETQDFYSALSLLSTSSDSHGTKHHPMVESQPIHGTFPTHFI, encoded by the exons ATGGACTGCAACATGGTATCTCCGTTGTGGGACTGGGAGCATTTGATCATCCCCAACCTGTCAAAGACTGAAACTGACAAGAAACCGCCTTCTACTACTGATTGGGATATTGAGAAAGGTGAAGGGATTGAATCTATATTATTTCCCTCTTTCACTggctcctcctccaccaccggTTTCCTAAGCTCACAGTTGACCTCCACCAACTCATCATCTCCCAAACTCAAAAGTTCCCTTGGAGATTTTGACCAAGTCAAGGCATCCACAGCTCTCCAGGTGGTATCTGCTGAATCAGACCTTTGTTTAAAACTTGGGAAGCGGAGTTACTCTGATGAAGAGACTTGGGGTAGAAACAACAATAATGACATTTCAGCCGCCGTTTCTGTGAAGCTCTTGACTCCTCCATCTGTTGTTGCTCTGAAGAAATCCAAATCATCATGTGGTCAGAGCATGCAAGTACCTCGTTGTCAGATTGATGGCTGTGAACTGGATCTCTCATCTGCCAAGGATTATCATCGCAAGCATAGAGTCTGCGAAAGCCATTCAAAGTCCCCTGTAGTTACTGTGGGTGGCTTTGAACGTCGATTCTGCCAACAGTGTAGCAG GTTGCATGCGGTCTCTGAATTTGATGAGAAGAAACGTAGCTGCCGTAAACGTCTTTCGCATCATAATGCGAGGCGCCGCAAGCCACAAGGAATGTTTCCTTTGAATCCAGAGAGGGTGTACA ATGGAAGACAGCATACGAATATGTTGTGGAATGAGTTGTCCCTTAACACAGGATCTGAAGAAAAGTATGCATGGGGTACCACTACTTATGAGACAAAGCCTACGCAGATGGAAAGCGGCTTTACTCTGAACTTCCAGAGAGGCAGTGGCGCTGAGGAGCAGCAGGTGTTTGCTAGTAGCAACCTCTCTTTCTCTGCGTATCAAACCTCAGCAGGGAAGTCCAACTTTCAACTTCCTAGCAAAG GTGTAGGAGAATACTCAGGAGGCCTCTATGAAACGCAAGATTTCTACAGTGCTCTCTCTCTTCTGTCAACGTCTTCGGATTCACATGGGACCAAACACCATCCCATGGTTGAATCACAGCCAATACATGGCACCTTCCCTACTCATTTTATATGA
- the LOC106358016 gene encoding squamosa promoter-binding-like protein 10 isoform X2 has translation MDCNMVSPLWDWEHLIIPNLSKTETDKKPPSTTDWDIEKGEGIESILFPSFTGSSSTTGFLSSQLTSTNSSSPKLKSSLGDFDQVKASTALQVVSAESDLCLKLGKRSYSDEETWGRNNNNDISAAVSVKLLTPPSVVALKKSKSSCGQSMQVPRCQIDGCELDLSSAKDYHRKHRVCESHSKSPVVTVGGFERRFCQQCSRLHAVSEFDEKKRSCRKRLSHHNARRRKPQGMFPLNPERVYNGRQHTNMLWNELSLNTGSEEKYAWGTTTYETKPTQMESGFTLNFQRGSGAEEQQVFASSNLSFSAYQTSAGKSNFQLPSKGEYSGGLYETQDFYSALSLLSTSSDSHGTKHHPMVESQPIHGTFPTHFI, from the exons ATGGACTGCAACATGGTATCTCCGTTGTGGGACTGGGAGCATTTGATCATCCCCAACCTGTCAAAGACTGAAACTGACAAGAAACCGCCTTCTACTACTGATTGGGATATTGAGAAAGGTGAAGGGATTGAATCTATATTATTTCCCTCTTTCACTggctcctcctccaccaccggTTTCCTAAGCTCACAGTTGACCTCCACCAACTCATCATCTCCCAAACTCAAAAGTTCCCTTGGAGATTTTGACCAAGTCAAGGCATCCACAGCTCTCCAGGTGGTATCTGCTGAATCAGACCTTTGTTTAAAACTTGGGAAGCGGAGTTACTCTGATGAAGAGACTTGGGGTAGAAACAACAATAATGACATTTCAGCCGCCGTTTCTGTGAAGCTCTTGACTCCTCCATCTGTTGTTGCTCTGAAGAAATCCAAATCATCATGTGGTCAGAGCATGCAAGTACCTCGTTGTCAGATTGATGGCTGTGAACTGGATCTCTCATCTGCCAAGGATTATCATCGCAAGCATAGAGTCTGCGAAAGCCATTCAAAGTCCCCTGTAGTTACTGTGGGTGGCTTTGAACGTCGATTCTGCCAACAGTGTAGCAG GTTGCATGCGGTCTCTGAATTTGATGAGAAGAAACGTAGCTGCCGTAAACGTCTTTCGCATCATAATGCGAGGCGCCGCAAGCCACAAGGAATGTTTCCTTTGAATCCAGAGAGGGTGTACA ATGGAAGACAGCATACGAATATGTTGTGGAATGAGTTGTCCCTTAACACAGGATCTGAAGAAAAGTATGCATGGGGTACCACTACTTATGAGACAAAGCCTACGCAGATGGAAAGCGGCTTTACTCTGAACTTCCAGAGAGGCAGTGGCGCTGAGGAGCAGCAGGTGTTTGCTAGTAGCAACCTCTCTTTCTCTGCGTATCAAACCTCAGCAGGGAAGTCCAACTTTCAACTTCCTAGCAAAG GAGAATACTCAGGAGGCCTCTATGAAACGCAAGATTTCTACAGTGCTCTCTCTCTTCTGTCAACGTCTTCGGATTCACATGGGACCAAACACCATCCCATGGTTGAATCACAGCCAATACATGGCACCTTCCCTACTCATTTTATATGA
- the LOC111213783 gene encoding squamosa promoter-binding-like protein 11, giving the protein MDCNMRSPFLWDLENLILPNSSKPENDKDQLATATEWETEKGEGIESMFPCFNGLGRVSNCSTTSLWHTPVSKSSQSTSTNSSSPGVKQRMLASESSPGDSCCNIQVKASVASAESDLSLKLGKRTYSEELWGRSNNNDISAVSVKLLTPPSVVSRKKSKSSCGQSMQVPRCQIDGCELDLSSAKDYHRKHRVCENHSKCPKVTVSGIERRFCQQCSRFHAVSEFDETKRSCRKRLSHHNARRRKPQGVFPFNPDRVYDRRQHTNMLWNGLSLDTRSEEKFAWETTYDIKPTQTESGFTLSFQRGNGSEQQLFASSNHSYSTYQTSGGLSAGKPKFQLHGQGVGEYSGVLHESQEFHRALSLLSTSSDHLVQPHAQPLSLLFSYDGVPK; this is encoded by the exons ATGGACTGCAACATGAGATCTCCGTTTCTGTGGGACTTGGAGAATTTGATCTTGCCCAACTCGTCAAAGCCTGAAAATGACAAAGACCAGCTCGCAACAGCTACCGAGTGGGAAACTGAGAAGGGTGAAGGAATTGAATCTATGTTTCCTTGTTTCAATGGCCTCGGGAGAGTCAGTAATTGCTCTACCACCAGTCTCTGGCACACTCCTGTGTCCAAAAGCTCACAGTCCACCTCCACCAACTCATCTTCTCCCGGAGTCAAACAACGCATGCTTGCATCAGAAAGTTCCCCTGGAGATTCTTGCTGCAACATCCAGGTGAAGGCATCTGTTGCCTCTGCTGAATCGGACCTTTCTTTGAAACTAGGAAAGCGCACATACTCTGAAGAGCTTTGGGGTAGAAGCAACAATAATGACATTTCTGCTGTTTCTGTGAAGCTCTTGACTCCTCCATCTGTTGTTTCTCGAAAGAAATCTAAATCATCATGTGGTCAGAGCATGCAAGTCCCGCGTTGTCAGATTGATGGATGTGAACTGGATCTCTCATCTGCTAAGGATTATCATCGCAAGCATAGAGTCTGCGAGAACCATTCAAAGTGCCCCAAAGTTACTGTGAGTGGCATTGAACGTCGATTCTGCCAACAGTGTAGCAG GTTCCATGCTGTGTCTGAATTTGATGAGACGAAACGAAGCTGCCGCAAGCGTCTTTCTCATCATAATGCGAGGCGTCGCAAGCCGCAAGGAGTATTTCCATTTAATCCTGATAGGGTGTACG ATCGAAGACAGCATACAAATATGTTGTGGAATGGTTTGTCTCTAGATACAAGATCTGAAGAAAAGTTTGCATGGGAAACCACCTATGATATAAAGCCTACACAGACGGAGAGCGGCTTTACTCTGAGCTTCCAGAGAGGTAATGGCTCTGAGCAGCAGCTGTTTGCTAGTAGCAACCACTCTTACTCTACTTATCAAACCTCAGGCGGGTTATCAGCAGGGAAGCCTAAGTTTCAACTTCATGGCCAAG GTGTGGGAGAATACTCGGGAGTCCTCCATGAATCACAAGAATTCCACCGTGCTCTCTCTCTTCTGTCAACTTCTTCTGATCACCTGGTCCAACCACATGCACAGCCACTTTCTCTACTCTTTTCATATGATGGTGTTCCAAAATAG